The proteins below are encoded in one region of Mycobacterium pseudokansasii:
- a CDS encoding 4Fe-4S dicluster domain-containing protein: MTRHGEDSDAALLDTAGLRRLVEVLIRRDYRVIGPTLRDNAIVLAELESADDLPRGWGVDVAPGHYRVRRRGDDALFGHSAGPQSWKQFLHPPRQRLWAGTRDGFGAIDSEDVPRYAFLGVRGCDLAAIATLDRVLGGAAYADSSFVGRRRQAFVVAVNCTEPGGLCFCASMGTGPAVGPGYDLALTERVGADGVTYLVDVGSQDGADVLAAVPHRPAGGDEIDCARADVEAASHRMGRQMPDTDLRELLVRSRESPQWEEVASRCLTCGNCTMVCPTCYCTSTEDVTDLTGEHAERWQHWASCYEFDFTYVHGGGSVRRSGASRYRHWLTHKLGTWHDQFDMSGCVGCGRCIAWCPTGIDITEEMNKMDRDDRPG, translated from the coding sequence ATGACCAGACATGGGGAAGACTCCGATGCTGCTTTGCTGGACACCGCCGGGTTGCGCCGCCTGGTTGAGGTACTGATCCGGCGGGACTACCGCGTCATTGGCCCGACGTTGCGTGACAACGCGATTGTGCTCGCCGAACTCGAGTCGGCGGATGATCTTCCGCGCGGCTGGGGCGTCGACGTGGCGCCGGGGCACTATCGGGTGCGCCGGCGCGGCGACGACGCGCTGTTCGGACATTCGGCGGGGCCGCAGTCGTGGAAACAGTTCCTGCACCCGCCGCGGCAGCGGTTGTGGGCCGGCACCCGGGACGGGTTCGGCGCCATCGATTCCGAGGATGTTCCGCGGTATGCGTTCCTCGGGGTGCGCGGCTGCGATCTGGCCGCGATCGCGACCCTCGACCGGGTGCTGGGCGGTGCGGCCTATGCCGACAGCAGCTTCGTCGGCCGCCGGCGGCAGGCTTTCGTCGTCGCGGTGAATTGCACCGAACCGGGCGGGTTGTGTTTCTGTGCCTCGATGGGCACCGGACCCGCGGTCGGCCCCGGTTACGACTTGGCGTTGACCGAGCGCGTCGGCGCCGACGGCGTGACCTACCTGGTGGATGTGGGCAGCCAAGACGGCGCCGACGTGCTCGCCGCGGTGCCGCACCGGCCGGCCGGTGGCGACGAAATCGATTGCGCGCGTGCCGATGTCGAGGCTGCGTCGCACCGGATGGGACGGCAGATGCCGGACACGGATCTGCGTGAGCTACTCGTCAGGTCACGCGAGTCGCCGCAGTGGGAAGAGGTGGCCAGCCGCTGCCTGACCTGTGGCAACTGCACGATGGTGTGCCCGACCTGCTACTGCACCAGCACCGAAGACGTCACCGACCTGACCGGTGAGCACGCCGAACGCTGGCAGCACTGGGCGTCCTGCTACGAATTCGACTTCACCTATGTCCACGGCGGCGGCAGCGTGCGCCGCTCCGGCGCGTCGCGGTACCGGCACTGGCTCACCCACAAACTGGGTACCTGGCACGACCAGTTCGACATGTCGGGCTGCGTCGGCTGCGGACGATGCATTGCCTGGTGTCCCACCGGCATCGACATCACCGAGGAAATGAACAAGATGGACCGCGATGACCGACCGGGCTGA
- a CDS encoding Rv1733c family protein, with amino-acid sequence METFTIDPRCWRLARLVGRNPLLRRTDRLEALLLLVALIASLFLIPAAAVAGVEVFDARDRQYAAQAQARQPVTATVTGATHNPNSEGIVVHVRWPVGAGERTGSFRHSAPLNVGQRVEIWVDRDGNLVSPPTPRWHAGVDAAVTSVLIVLTCAVAMVSLVASVRSRLDRARDAAWEREIRCLQDDGGRTNRY; translated from the coding sequence ATGGAGACGTTCACGATAGACCCGCGCTGTTGGCGGCTCGCCCGGCTGGTCGGTCGCAATCCGCTGCTTCGGCGCACCGACCGTCTCGAAGCCCTGCTGCTGCTGGTCGCGCTGATCGCGTCGCTTTTTTTGATACCTGCCGCCGCCGTCGCGGGCGTCGAGGTCTTCGACGCCCGGGATCGCCAGTACGCCGCGCAGGCACAGGCACGGCAGCCGGTCACGGCCACGGTCACCGGTGCTACCCACAACCCGAACTCTGAAGGGATCGTCGTGCACGTGCGCTGGCCGGTGGGGGCCGGCGAGCGCACCGGCTCGTTCCGGCACAGTGCCCCGCTCAATGTGGGGCAGCGCGTCGAAATCTGGGTGGACCGGGACGGCAATCTTGTCAGCCCCCCGACACCGAGGTGGCATGCGGGTGTGGACGCGGCCGTCACCTCGGTGCTGATCGTGCTGACGTGCGCCGTCGCGATGGTGTCACTGGTCGCCTCGGTCCGCTCCCGGCTCGACCGGGCACGCGATGCCGCGTGGGAGCGGGAAATCAGGTGCCTGCAGGACGACGGTGGCCGGACGAATCGGTATTGA
- a CDS encoding heavy metal translocating P-type ATPase codes for MVGDTAAGGGRWLPRVRRLTQPALVVSTVGLLAAGGIAWLLGARDLADGCWIAGTVVAVAPASVWVLAALRRGRIGVDVIAVLSLIGTLLVGEYVAGALIAVMLATGRALDAAAERRASRDLRALLERAPRFARRRAGTQVSLVPLAEVAVDDIVLVGPGEVVPVDGRIVDMVAVLDESALTGEPLQVERGIGEAVRSGVVNAGSAFELRATATADESTYAGIVRMAQQAGADNAPIVRLADRYAAWFLPLSLLLAAAAWLASGSAVRAVAVLVVATPCPLLLAAPVAIVSGLSRASRAGVVIRSGVALENLGHATTLVMDKTGTLTMGRPAVVDVVAAPGRDATETLRLAASVDQLSPHVLAEAIVTDALSRGLGLSLPTDVVEEPGRGVTANVDGHRVTVGKSAADALTGAWVRAAVNRARLDSAAIAWVCVDGDLAGAVLLRDPLRRQAPRTVRRLRDAGLTRLILLTGDRAEPTREVATILGLDEVYADQSPADKFAAVRAESEQEVTVMVGDGVNDAPALAAATVGVAMGARGATASSEAADIVLTTDRLDRLADAMDIARWSRRIAVQSAVVGMSLSLLAMAIAALGWLPPAAGALLQEGIDIAVIGNALRALRGNPHTELHLAAGTERLLHRFADEHDQLRDTIALLRTAANRVVAGPDAAALASLTAAHTLLTERILPHEQAEEAQLYPALARPLGSGEATATMSRTHAEIQRLSDRIATHLALAQSAGAIQHDQLDDLLACLYGLYALLRLHFVQEEESYFTLAEDDSATGLPPRPAGAQPRKS; via the coding sequence GTGGTTGGCGATACGGCAGCTGGGGGCGGCCGGTGGTTGCCGCGTGTTCGCCGACTGACCCAACCGGCGCTGGTGGTGTCGACCGTCGGTCTGTTGGCCGCCGGTGGGATCGCCTGGTTGCTCGGTGCGCGCGACCTGGCCGACGGCTGCTGGATTGCGGGTACGGTGGTGGCCGTTGCGCCGGCCTCGGTCTGGGTATTGGCCGCATTGCGCCGGGGCCGGATCGGTGTCGACGTCATCGCGGTGTTGTCGCTGATCGGCACCCTGCTGGTGGGCGAATACGTGGCCGGCGCATTGATCGCGGTGATGCTGGCAACTGGTCGCGCCCTCGATGCGGCCGCCGAGCGCCGCGCGTCGCGCGATTTGCGGGCGCTGCTCGAACGTGCGCCCCGGTTCGCCCGCCGACGTGCCGGTACGCAGGTGAGCCTGGTTCCGTTGGCGGAGGTGGCCGTCGACGACATTGTCCTCGTCGGCCCGGGTGAGGTGGTTCCCGTGGACGGGCGCATCGTCGACATGGTGGCCGTCCTGGACGAGTCCGCGCTGACCGGTGAGCCGCTGCAGGTCGAACGGGGGATCGGGGAAGCGGTCCGTAGCGGTGTGGTCAACGCCGGCAGCGCTTTTGAGCTGCGCGCGACCGCAACCGCCGACGAGAGCACCTACGCCGGAATTGTGCGGATGGCGCAACAGGCGGGCGCGGACAATGCGCCGATCGTGCGGTTGGCCGACCGCTACGCGGCGTGGTTCCTGCCGTTGTCGCTGCTGCTGGCCGCGGCGGCCTGGCTGGCGAGCGGGTCGGCCGTCCGCGCCGTGGCGGTTCTGGTGGTGGCAACCCCCTGTCCGCTGCTGCTGGCCGCGCCGGTGGCGATCGTCTCCGGACTGTCCCGGGCCTCCCGGGCGGGGGTGGTGATCCGCAGCGGCGTCGCGTTGGAAAACCTCGGGCACGCAACGACTTTGGTGATGGACAAAACCGGCACGCTGACCATGGGACGTCCTGCCGTGGTTGACGTGGTGGCCGCCCCCGGCCGGGACGCCACCGAGACGCTGCGGCTGGCCGCCTCGGTGGACCAGCTTTCCCCGCACGTCCTGGCCGAGGCCATCGTCACCGACGCGCTCAGCCGGGGTCTGGGTTTGTCACTTCCGACCGATGTCGTCGAAGAGCCGGGCCGCGGTGTCACCGCCAACGTCGACGGGCATCGGGTCACGGTCGGCAAGTCGGCCGCCGACGCCCTGACCGGCGCCTGGGTGCGAGCCGCGGTCAACCGGGCCCGGTTGGACAGCGCGGCGATCGCCTGGGTCTGCGTCGACGGTGACCTGGCCGGGGCGGTGTTGCTGCGCGACCCGTTGCGCCGGCAGGCGCCGCGCACGGTGCGCCGATTGCGCGATGCCGGGCTGACCCGGCTGATCCTGCTCACCGGCGACCGGGCCGAACCCACGCGCGAGGTCGCCACGATTCTGGGCCTGGACGAGGTCTACGCCGACCAGAGCCCGGCCGACAAGTTCGCCGCCGTGCGCGCCGAATCCGAACAGGAGGTGACTGTGATGGTCGGCGACGGCGTCAACGACGCCCCCGCGCTGGCGGCGGCCACGGTCGGGGTGGCGATGGGCGCCCGGGGAGCCACCGCGTCTTCGGAGGCCGCCGACATCGTCTTGACCACCGATCGGCTCGACCGGCTCGCCGATGCGATGGATATCGCGCGCTGGTCCCGGCGGATCGCCGTGCAGAGCGCAGTCGTGGGCATGAGCCTGTCGCTGCTGGCCATGGCGATCGCGGCGCTGGGCTGGCTGCCGCCCGCGGCCGGTGCATTGTTGCAAGAGGGTATCGATATCGCGGTGATCGGCAACGCGCTGCGGGCGTTGCGCGGTAACCCGCACACCGAGCTGCACTTGGCCGCGGGTACCGAGCGGCTGCTGCACCGCTTCGCTGACGAACACGACCAGCTGCGTGACACCATCGCGCTGCTGCGCACCGCCGCCAACCGGGTGGTCGCCGGACCCGATGCCGCGGCGCTGGCGTCGTTGACCGCGGCGCATACTTTGCTGACTGAGCGGATCCTGCCGCACGAACAGGCCGAGGAGGCCCAGCTTTACCCGGCGCTGGCGCGTCCGCTGGGCAGCGGTGAAGCCACAGCCACCATGAGCCGCACCCATGCCGAAATCCAGCGGCTTTCCGATCGGATCGCGACCCACCTGGCGTTGGCGCAGTCGGCCGGGGCAATCCAGCACGATCAACTCGATGACCTGCTGGCCTGCCTGTACGGCCTGTATGCGTTGTTGCGCTTGCACTTCGTGCAGGAAGAGGAAAGCTACTTCACCCTCGCCGAGGACGACTCCGCGACCGGTCTGCCGCCGCGGCCCGCCGGCGCGCAACCGCGCAAATCCTGA
- a CDS encoding Acg family FMN-binding oxidoreductase — protein sequence MTAHFPDAGTVRTVLTLASRAPSVHNTQPWRWRVGEASLHLYADASLQLPSTDPEGRDLILSCGAALNHCVIGLAATGWQAKVCRLPNPADPSHLASIEVSRQNADQLDIMLAAAIPRRRTDRRHYSFWPVPVSDIALMAARAARNGVTLHQVDAMDKLNAVVAKSVWDHASDADYLAELTAWSGRHASAVGVPARNTPIPDPAAALPSRRFAGPTLAMPSDVSPADDNAVMLALGTRTDDRLARLRAGEATSVVLLTATAMGLASCPVTEPLEIAETRAAVRADVFGDSQYPQMLLRVGWAPINADPLPSTPRRPLSEIVEWIADGEKSVNG from the coding sequence ATGACAGCGCATTTCCCAGATGCCGGCACGGTCCGCACGGTGCTGACGCTGGCCTCTCGGGCGCCATCTGTGCACAACACGCAGCCGTGGCGGTGGCGGGTGGGCGAGGCGTCTCTGCATCTCTACGCCGACGCCAGCCTGCAGCTGCCCAGCACCGACCCGGAGGGGCGCGACCTGATCCTGAGTTGCGGTGCGGCATTGAACCACTGTGTCATCGGCCTGGCCGCGACGGGCTGGCAAGCCAAAGTGTGTAGGCTGCCCAACCCGGCAGACCCGAGTCACCTTGCCTCGATCGAAGTGTCTCGTCAGAACGCCGATCAGTTGGATATCATGCTGGCCGCGGCGATACCGCGGCGGCGAACCGATCGGCGGCACTACAGTTTTTGGCCGGTTCCGGTCAGCGACATTGCGTTGATGGCTGCGCGAGCGGCCCGCAATGGGGTGACGCTACACCAGGTCGACGCCATGGACAAGCTGAATGCCGTTGTGGCGAAATCGGTTTGGGACCACGCATCCGATGCCGACTATCTCGCCGAGCTCACCGCATGGAGTGGCCGGCACGCCTCGGCGGTCGGCGTTCCCGCCCGCAATACGCCCATACCTGACCCCGCGGCGGCGCTACCCAGCCGGCGTTTCGCCGGCCCGACGCTGGCCATGCCGTCGGATGTCTCGCCCGCCGACGACAATGCGGTGATGCTGGCCCTGGGGACGCGCACTGACGACCGGCTGGCTCGGCTACGCGCCGGTGAGGCAACCAGCGTCGTGCTGCTGACCGCGACGGCGATGGGACTGGCCAGTTGCCCGGTCACCGAACCGCTGGAAATCGCCGAAACACGTGCGGCGGTTCGTGCCGATGTCTTCGGCGATAGCCAGTATCCGCAGATGCTGCTACGGGTGGGCTGGGCGCCCATCAATGCCGATCCGTTGCCGTCGACGCCGCGACGCCCCCTCTCGGAGATCGTCGAGTGGATTGCCGACGGCGAGAAATCCGTCAACGGATAG